One Nitrospina watsonii DNA segment encodes these proteins:
- a CDS encoding ABC transporter ATP-binding protein codes for MNDSAAHFTTTRNRPLLVVENLKKTFPGGVRAVDGISFSIPRHSTLGLVGESGCGKSTAGRTILRLLDATAGRILFDDRDITQLSHTGMVPLRRDMQVVFQDPYASLNPRMTVGRILEEPFRIHNVGTPTDYPERVAELLGKVGLSPDDASRYPHAFSGGQRQRIGIARAVALKPRFIVADEPVSALDVSIKAQILNLMQDLQNEMGLSYLFISHDMGVVETFCDRVAVMYLGKIVELAASDALYAAPRHPYTEALLEAIPKMDGVRSQKKKIVAGDVPSASAPPAGCAFHTRCPIKEARCETEVPELKEVAPGHWVACHLRT; via the coding sequence ATGAACGATTCCGCAGCCCACTTCACCACCACCCGCAACAGGCCGTTGCTCGTAGTGGAAAACCTGAAAAAAACCTTTCCCGGCGGCGTGCGCGCCGTGGACGGCATTTCGTTTTCCATTCCCCGGCACAGCACGCTGGGGCTGGTGGGCGAGAGCGGCTGCGGCAAATCGACGGCGGGACGCACCATCCTGCGGTTGCTGGATGCGACCGCCGGGCGCATCCTGTTCGACGACCGCGACATCACCCAACTGTCGCACACCGGGATGGTGCCGTTGCGCCGAGACATGCAGGTGGTGTTTCAGGACCCCTATGCATCGCTGAATCCGCGCATGACTGTGGGCCGCATTCTGGAGGAACCGTTTCGCATCCACAACGTTGGCACCCCTACGGACTATCCGGAGCGGGTGGCGGAACTGCTCGGCAAGGTGGGGTTGTCGCCGGACGACGCCAGCCGGTATCCGCACGCGTTCAGCGGTGGCCAACGGCAGCGCATCGGCATCGCCCGTGCCGTGGCGCTGAAGCCGCGCTTCATTGTCGCCGACGAACCGGTATCGGCACTCGACGTATCGATCAAGGCGCAAATTCTGAATCTGATGCAGGATCTGCAAAATGAAATGGGCTTGTCCTACCTGTTCATTTCGCACGACATGGGGGTGGTGGAAACGTTCTGCGACCGGGTGGCGGTGATGTATCTCGGCAAGATCGTCGAGCTGGCCGCGAGCGATGCGTTGTACGCCGCGCCGCGGCACCCCTACACCGAAGCACTGCTGGAAGCCATTCCGAAAATGGATGGTGTGCGTTCGCAAAAAAAGAAAATCGTCGCCGGCGATGTGCCCAGCGCGTCGGCGCCGCCTGCGGGATGCGCCTTCCACACCCGCTGCCCGATCAAGGAAGCGCGTTGCGAAACGGAAGTGCCGG